ATCTGGGGCAGCGAAGATGCGATTATCCCGGCAGGCCACGCCGAAGGGGTGCAGGCCCAGGTGCATGTCCTTGCGAATCAGGGGCATATGGTGCAACTGGAAGCGGCGGAGCAGGTTAACCGGTTGATCTCGGCCTTTCTGAAGTCCCAGCCCTGACGGAAACCTGAATGCGGGAGGGGGCTTGCTCCCGATAGCGGTGTGTCAGTCAGCTCATCTATAGCTGATATACCGCAATCGGGGGCAAGCCCCCTCCCACATTTGAGCTGCCACATTAGCGCTGTGGAGCATCCGTTAGATAGCCTCAGGCTCAGTCAGCACCTTGCGAAACGTCTCCACCAACGGCCGCAAGTTGATCCGGTGCCATGCCGCCCACAGCGGTGTGGTGTAGCTCAGCCACGGCAGTTCGCGCAGCACCACGCCGGGCGGTGCGTTACGGCTAAGGCCTTTTTGCACCATCGCCACGCCCAGTCCGGAGGCTACCAGGCCCAGTGCGGTGAAGGGCTCGCCGGCTTCCATGGGGATCTGCGGGGTGAAACCTGCGCGGATGCACGCCGCCACGAAATCATCCGCCGGGTTGGCGCCGGGTTTGCGTTGCACGCCGATCCATTGCTGGTCGGCCAGGTGCTCGGGCAGCAACTCACGCTGGCGTGTCAACGGGTGATGTTCCGGCAAGGCCAGCAGCATCGGGTCATCGAGCACCTGCCGGGCGGTCAGGTCCGGATCGTCGGCCGCGGGCGGCTCGCCGACCAGAGCAATGTCCAGACTGCGCTGGCGCAGGCCTTCGAGCTGTTCGAGGGAGGGCAGGTTATACAATTTGATATGCACGGCAGGCCGGTCATCGCGCAGCACGCGCAAGGCGTTGGGCAGTACACCGGCGTGCATGGCGTTCTCGATATAGCCGATGCACAAGCCGCCTTCTTCACCCCGGCCCAAGCGCTTGCCCAGGGACTCCAGGCGGTTGGCATGGGTCAGCAGCGCCCTGGTTTCAGCCAGGAAGGTGTGGCCATCGCGGGTCAGGCGGATACGTTGCTGGCTGCGCTCGAACAACGTCAGGCCCAGGCGTTCTTCGAGCTGGGCGATCTGCCGGCTCAAGGGCGACTGGGAGATGTGCAGGCGCTCGGCGGCGCGGCCGACGTGTTCCTCTTCGGCGACCACTTCGAAGTAGCGCAGTTGGCGTAGATCAATCATTTCAGACCTGCTGGGACTCAAGTTGGTCGCAGTATGTCTTGGACGGTCTGATCAAGGCAATCTAGGATCTGCTCAACGGTCAATGCGACCTTGAACCGATTGAGGAACCACCATGAGCTTGAAACACACACTGCCCGGCGTACTGGGCTTTGGCAGCGCCCCGCTGGGCAATATGTTCCGCGCTATTGCCGAAGACGAAGCCCGGGCCACGGTCGAGGCCGCCTGGAATCACGGCGTGCGTTATTTCGATACCGCGCCGTTCTACGGTTCGGGGTTGTCGGAAATCCGCCTGGGCCAGGCCCTCTCAAGCTACAACCGCGACGACTATGTGCTCAGCACCAAAGTCGGCCGGGTGATTCTCGACGAAGTCGAAGACAGCACCCGTGACCTGGGCGAGAAAAGCGGTGTATTCGAACATGGCCGGCCGAACAAAATGCTCAATGACTACAGCGCCGACGCCACCCTGCGCTCGATTGAAGACAGCCTGCAGCGCCTGCAGACCGACCGTCTGGACATCGTGTGGGTTCACGATATCGCCCAGGACTTCTACGGCGACCAGTGGCTGGAATACTTCAACCAGGCCCGTACCGGCGCCTTCAAGGTGCTGACCCGCCTGCGCGAAGAAGGCGTGATCAAGGCCTGGGGCCTGGGGGTGAACCGCGTCGAACCGTGCGAACTGACCCTGGACCTGACCGAAGCCCAGCCCGACGGCTTTCTGCTCGCCGGCCGCTACACGTTGCTGGACCACGACCGTGCCTTGCAGCGCCTGATGGATTCAGCCCTCGCGCAGAACGTCGAGATCGTGGTCGGTGGTCCCTACAGCTCCGGCATCCTCGCTGGCGGCGCGCACTTCGAATACCAGCCGGCCAGCCCGGCGATCACCGCCAAAGTCGAGCAGATCAAGGCGATTGCCCAGGCGTTTGGCGTAAGCGTCAAGGCCGCTGCGCTACAGTTTTCCCTGGCGCACCCGGCCGTGGCGGCGGTGATTCCCGGTGCCAGTCGTCCGGGGCGTATTGCCGAAGACGTGGCGGCGTTGTCAGAGCAGATTCCAGCAGCCTTTTGGCAGGCGCTGCGCGAGGCGCAGTTGATTTCGCTTCGCGCGCCTCTGCCGCTTTAACTTCAGGAGTTCAACCATGAAAATCGATGTAAGCGGCAAAGTGGCGATCGTCAGCGGCAGCACCGCCGGCATCGGCCTGGGCATCAGCCAGGCCCTGGCGCAATCCGGCGCCACCGTGGTGGTGATCGGTCGTGATTCCGGCAAGGTTGACGCTGCATTGGCGAGCATTTGCCAGGCGGTGCCGGGCGCCAACCTGCGCGGGCTGGTGGCCGACCTGGGTACGGCCGAAGGCGCTGAAAAACTGTTCGCTGCCGAACCGCGTGCCGACATTCTGGTCAACAACCTGGGCATCTTCAATGATGTGGATTTCTTCGAGGCGCCGGACAGTGAATGGACGCGCTTCTATGAGGTCAATGT
This genomic stretch from Pseudomonas orientalis harbors:
- a CDS encoding LysR substrate-binding domain-containing protein, with protein sequence MIDLRQLRYFEVVAEEEHVGRAAERLHISQSPLSRQIAQLEERLGLTLFERSQQRIRLTRDGHTFLAETRALLTHANRLESLGKRLGRGEEGGLCIGYIENAMHAGVLPNALRVLRDDRPAVHIKLYNLPSLEQLEGLRQRSLDIALVGEPPAADDPDLTARQVLDDPMLLALPEHHPLTRQRELLPEHLADQQWIGVQRKPGANPADDFVAACIRAGFTPQIPMEAGEPFTALGLVASGLGVAMVQKGLSRNAPPGVVLRELPWLSYTTPLWAAWHRINLRPLVETFRKVLTEPEAI
- a CDS encoding aldo/keto reductase, with the translated sequence MSLKHTLPGVLGFGSAPLGNMFRAIAEDEARATVEAAWNHGVRYFDTAPFYGSGLSEIRLGQALSSYNRDDYVLSTKVGRVILDEVEDSTRDLGEKSGVFEHGRPNKMLNDYSADATLRSIEDSLQRLQTDRLDIVWVHDIAQDFYGDQWLEYFNQARTGAFKVLTRLREEGVIKAWGLGVNRVEPCELTLDLTEAQPDGFLLAGRYTLLDHDRALQRLMDSALAQNVEIVVGGPYSSGILAGGAHFEYQPASPAITAKVEQIKAIAQAFGVSVKAAALQFSLAHPAVAAVIPGASRPGRIAEDVAALSEQIPAAFWQALREAQLISLRAPLPL